The Eremothecium gossypii ATCC 10895 chromosome IV, complete sequence genome contains a region encoding:
- the GRX5 gene encoding monothiol glutaredoxin GRX5 (Syntenic homolog of Saccharomyces cerevisiae YPL059W (GRX5)), producing the protein MFATYSASILRSTLPLRSVGVRLLSQETRRAIEGAISSAPVVLFMKGTPEFPQCGFSKAAIEILGRQGVDPAKFAAFNVLEDSELRSGIKEYSEWPTIPQLYVNKEFVGGCDILTNMAQSGELTTMLEEASVLVPDTE; encoded by the coding sequence ATGTTTGCAACATATTCGGCTAGTATTCTCCGTTCGACTTTACCCCTGCGTAGCGTTGGCGTCAGACTGCTGAGCCAGGAAACTCGGCGGGCCATTGAGGGCGCCATTTCCTCTGCCCCAGTGGTTCTGTTCATGAAGGGCACCCCAGAGTTCCCTCAATGTGGCTTTTCGAAGGCCGCCATTGAGATCCTGGGCAGACAGGGCGTGGATCCTGCGAAGTTTGCGGCGTTCAACGTGCTGGAGGATTCTGAGCTGCGGAGCGGGATAAAGGAATATTCCGAGTGGCCTACAATTCCACAGCTCTACGTCAACAAGGAATTTGTTGGGGGGTGCGACATCCTCACCAACATGGCGCAATCCGGCGAGCTAACTACTATGCTCGAGGAGGCATCCGTTCTTGTGCCGGATACTGAGTGA
- the EXO5 gene encoding Exo5p (Syntenic homolog of Saccharomyces cerevisiae YBR163W (EXO5)), which produces MRTVRQRWATGWGRALHTSGSAPAGSSAESALLPEMGQLDPKVAAAPRRKYLSAKYRVVGKLFQQAENGGYLAYRKPAALENPYLDVQARPRVDGATGQIVYQGTPRLSVTRLLTKQWCELRTAYDLYSNMPLFESKAMRIGKRAHRKLENKLHGASDAAATQALERLQLAVPVDPLHRLAADWAGAIDRMCTLFQKGEARELLCHGYISADHGAFVEGPVREDSDVLVSGVIDHLVLTQRGGGSPLSALQPERSLQFPSDMAELVPFLKDLGERRAAEWEVVVGDIKTRKYTQVPSQASVVETSRLQVMYYRRFLEDLGADVDKAYEKLLTNAQRRGLDVDAPLAAGSAISVMEGIPQLGADMLRLVRGDPIGFGPFDSYNRYAAHDTYDFTQHAALLQDQPELQKYAVFFGQWKTPFNLRFLAARMAQLYGCIAPLLSNTLLIEYYMGGECFHVNTFKYDAAELRKHCEDSARFWFGKREIEPIEPTIRNVNAYCKFCDYKDICLWRKEAVLGWKSLGEELRGLP; this is translated from the coding sequence ATGAGAACGGTGCGACAGAGATGGGCGACGGGGTGGGGCCGCGCGCTGCACACCAGCGGGTCAGCCCCGgcgggcagcagcgcagagagcgcgctgctgccggagATGGGCCAGCTGGACCCCAAGGTGGCGGCAGCACCCAGACGGAAGTACCTCTCAGCCAAATACCGGGTTGTGGGCAAGCTTTTCCAGCAGGCGGAGAACGGCGGCTATCTGGCTTACCGCAAGCCTGCGGCGCTCGAGAACCCGTACCTGGATGTgcaggcgcggccgcgAGTGGACGGGGCCACGGGCCAGATCGTCTACCAGGGCACGCCCCGGCTCTCGGTGACACGACTGCTCACGAAGCAGTGGTGCGAGCTGCGCACGGCCTACGACCTGTACTCGAATATGCCGCTGTTCGAGAGCAAGGCGATGCGCATCGGCAAGCGCGCGCATCGCAAGCTTGAGAACAAGCTGCACGGTGCGTCGGACGCGGCCGCGACAcaggcgctggagcggctgcagctggcggtgcCCGTCGACCCGCTGCACCGGCTGGCAGCAGACTGGGCGGGCGCGATCGACAGGATGTGCACGCTGTTCCAGAAGGGCGAGGCGCGGGAGCTGCTGTGCCACGGCTATATCAGCGCAGACCACGGCGCCTTCGTCGAGGGGCCTGTGCGCGAGGACAGTGACGTGCTCGTCAGTGGGGTCATCGACCACCTAGTGCTGACGCAGCGCGGGGGGGGCAGCCCTCTGAGCGCGCTGCAGCCGGAGCGCTCGCTGCAGTTCCCGTCCGACATGGCGGAGCTCGTGCCGTTCCTGAAAGACCTCGGTGagcggcgcgcggctgAGTGGGAGGTTGTCGTGGGTGACATCAAAACCCGGAAGTATACCCAGGTGCCCTCGCAGGCGTCCGTCGTTGAGACATCGCGCTTGCAGGTGATGTACTATAGGAGGTTTTTGGAGGACCTGGGCGCAGATGTTGACAAGGCATATGAAAAGCTGCTCACCAACGCCCAGCGCCGGGGCCTCGACGTGGACGCGCCGCTGgccgccggcagcgcgaTCTCTGTGATGGAGGGCATTCCGCAGCTGGGTGCAGATATGCTGCGGCTTGTGCGCGGGGACCCGATTGGCTTTGGGCCCTTTGACAGCTATAACAGGTATGCGGCGCATGACACATACGATTTTACGCAGCATGCTGCGCTCCTGCAAGATCAGCCAGAGCTCCAGAAGTATGCAGTCTTCTTTGGTCAATGGAAAACGCCGTTCAACCTGCGCTTCCTGGCGGCCCGGATGGCCCAGCTGTACGGTTGCATTGCGCCCCTTCTTTCTAACACACTGCTGATTGAGTACTATATGGGCGGCGAGTGCTTCCACGTCAATACCTTCAAGTACGACGCCGCCGAACTGCGCAAGCACTGTGAAGACAGTGCCCGGTTCTGGTTCGGGAAAAGGGAGATTGAGCCGATAGAGCCCACGATCCGCAATGTCAACGCATACTGCAAATTCTGTGACTACAAGGACATCTGCCTCTGGCGCAAAGAAGCCGTTCTGGGATGGAAATCCCTGGGCGAAGAGCTGCGCGGCCTACCTTAA
- the YSY6 gene encoding Ysy6p (Syntenic homolog of Saccharomyces cerevisiae YBR162W-A (YSY6)), which yields MALQTPKQRAANLRFAKANEKKVGKKKKTGSKTEYPISKTWILVLLFLLVGGGVLELVSLLF from the coding sequence ATGGCGCTCCAGACCCCCAAGCAACGCGCAGCGAACCTGCGGTTCGCCAAGGCCAACGAGAAGAAGGTCgggaagaagaagaagacaGGCAGCAAGACCGAGTACCCGATCTCCAAAACGTGGATACTCGTGCTGCTGTTCCTGCTGGTGGGCGGTGGCGTCCTCGAGCTGGTGTCGCTGCTGTTCTAG
- the TOS1 gene encoding Tos1p (Syntenic homolog of Saccharomyces cerevisiae YBR162C (TOS1)), translated as MKLSTVVAGGLLAAQQVLGDCDFIGGNYYCSKAENIRYANVGYSGTYLDVTSMDEKSCKCKQRKLEFSGSLSPLDQELTVHFRGPLRLKQFGVYYPAGSDGGSEQKPGHKHNSGHKHKPGHDHDKRAVHYVHVTSTVYVKGGAHAETPVAAAPASTSEPAKAVESAPAPLSESAPAPLLESAPAPPSKSAPAPSLESAPSSSLSSLSQSASPSSKEEGKGGLHSFLTKVFGDHGHKQSSSSTSSAAQASSTGAGSSSVSGWKRVAHYTPGSTDNCTFFNHQGGKGSGTWSQCFGNSISFASSDGRSGASNPTPLDDVTFKSNEEIMIFSGASCKDKSLGDCGFHRDKIPAYHGFGGATKMFVFEFTMPSDEHGNDYNQDMPAIWLLNAKIPRTLQYGDSSCSCWKTGCGEMDLFEVLSKGSKYMISHIHDGQGNDGYNVGGGGSQDYFERPLQRPMKAAVIFDGENSNVHIVEVDGDFEASLSASTVQNWISKEGTVAMLP; from the coding sequence ATGAAGCTGTCGACAGTCGTTGCAGGTGGCCTGCTCGCTGCGCAGCAGGTGCTGGGCGATTGTGATTTCATCGGAGGGAATTACTACTGCTCGAAGGCAGAAAATATCCGGTATGCCAATGTGGGCTACAGCGGCACGTACCTGGACGTCACCAGCATGGACGAGAAGAGCTGCAAGTGTAAGCAGAGAAAATTGGAGTTCTCGGGCAGTCTCTCGCCGCTGGACCAGGAGCTGACGGTGCACTTCCGCGGCCCGCTGCGGCTGAAGCAGTTCGGCGTGTACTACCCCGCGGGCAGCGACGGAGGCAGCGAGCAAAAGCCTGGGCACAAGCACAACTCTGGGCACAAGCACAAGCCCGGGCACGATCACGACAAGCGCGCTGTGCACTACGTGCACGTGACTTCGACTGTGTACGTGAAGGGCGGCGCGCACGCCGAGACGCCAgtggcggccgcgccggcAAGTACCTCTGAGCCTGCCAAGGCGGTCGAGagcgcgccagcgccgtTGTCCGAGagcgcgccagcgcctTTGTTAGAGAGTGCGCCTGCGCCACCATCCAAGAGCGCGCCTGCGCCGTCGCTCGAGAGTGCGCCCTCGTCGTCGCTGTCGTCGCTGTCCCAGAGCGCGTCCCCCTCGAGCAAGGAGGAGGGCAAGGGCGGCCTCCACTCCTTCCTGACGAAGGTTTTTGGCGACCACGGGCACAAGCAGTCCTCGTCCTCGACGTCGTCTGCTGCTCAGGCGAGCAGCACCGGAgccggcagcagcagcgttTCCGGCTGGAAGCGGGTGGCCCACTACACACCCGGCTCCACTGACAACTGTACGTTCTTCAACCACCAGGGCGGCAAGGGCTCCGGCACCTGGTCGCAGTGCTTCGGCAATTCTATTTCCTTTGCAAGCTCTGACGGTCGTTCTGGTGCGTCGAATCCTACTCCGCTCGACGACGTCACCTTCAAGTCGAACGAGGAGATCATGATCTTCTCCGGCGCCTCCTGCAAGGACAAGTCGTTGGGCGACTGCGGCTTCCACCGCGACAAGATCCCCGCCTACCACGGGTTTGGCGGCGCCACAAAGATGTTTGTGTTCGAGTTCACGATGCCCAGCGACGAGCACGGCAACGACTACAACCAGGACATGCCTGCCATCTGGCTGCTGAACGCGAAGATCCCCAGAACGCTGCAGTACGGCGACTCGtcctgctcctgctggaAGACCGGCTGCGGCGAGATGGACCTCTTCGAGGTGCTAAGCAAGGGCTCCAAGTACATGATTTCCCACATCCACGACGGCCAGGGCAACGACGGATACAATgtcggcggcggcgggtCCCAGGACTACTTCGAGCGCCCTCTCCAGCGCCCCATGAAGGCCGCTGTCATCTTTGATGGCGAGAACAGCAACGTCCACATCGTCGAGGTCGATGGTGACTTCGAGGCTTCTCTTTCCGCAAGCACGGTACAGAACTGGATTTCAAAGGAGGGCACCGTGGCTATGCTGCCTTGA
- a CDS encoding ADR057Wp (NOHBY424; No homolog in Saccharomyces cerevisiae), whose amino-acid sequence MCHRMSRNMFDAATTCMWTLPVTLGRCTRPRAPSSTAAPRAAVPVLHAGAGPVGIPACLAAKRRDARTRGHMRRCGSRSLGSAQASLRTRYASARADIVRPHDLQRPRAAGPQGPAQPQPPACARGSFRVSRGGVRGPGAHNSPYSSAF is encoded by the coding sequence ATGTGCCACAGAATGTCACGGAATATGTTTGACGCTGCGACCACATGCATGTGGACCCTCCCAGTTACCTTGGGGCGCTGCACCAGGCCGCGCGCCCCGTCATCCActgccgcgccgcgcgccgccgtgcCCGTGCTACACGCAGGCGCGGGGCCCGTCGGCATCCCTGCCTGTCTGGCGGCTAAGCGCAGAGACGCGCGCACCCGCGGGCACATGCGCCGGTGCGGCTCGCGCAGCCTCGGAAGCGCCCAGGCAAGCCTGCGTACGCGCTACGCATCCGCGCGCGCAGACATTGTGCGGCCGCATGACTTGCAacggccgcgcgctgcgggcCCGCAGGGCcccgcgcagccgcagccgcccgcATGTGCGCGAGGCTCTTTCCGCGTGTCGCGCGGCGGGGTCCGCGGTCCGGGCGCGCACAACAGCCCCTACAGCTCAGCATTCTAG